GTTGTCTGACTGATGGTGCTGTCGCAGGGAAGCTGGTTGCTTCAGAAAAGGACTGTGCCCCGCTTAGCGCATGGGGTGACAAACACCTGAGAGGCTCTACACCACTGAAAGAAAAGCCACATCTGCCTCCTTTCTGGAGATGAGACAGGATCAAACCAACCCTTCCAGTGGCTGCCAGCCAACATGGCAAGGCTGAGCACAGAGCTGTGAAATGCTGGAGGATGTGGCAGCTGGTGAAAGGGGCTGTGTGGTGGCCCTGTGACCTACCAGCCCCTGGGGCTTCCCGCTGTGTTGCACATCACAGCCCCATTCTAAACCCATGCAAGAACTGCTGGGGAATAGAGAGCAGTGATACATCTTCACCCCAACCCTTGTCCCTGGCCGGGTGTGGGGCATCTTGTCAGACCTCACCATCTGCCTGTGTTTCTCTTGCAGATCAACGTCCTCCGAAACCGTGTCAGTGATCACCAGAAAGTGTAAGTTCCTGGGCAGGCTGAGCATCCTTTCTTGATGCCTCCTGCCCttccagctgcctgctcccctggcCCCAGTTCCCTCCTTGTGTATCTCCTGGCTCTCTTGCACCCTCACAGAGCCACCTCCTGTCCTTTCCACTCCTGCCCCCCGTCCTACTGGTACTTGCTGTTCATGGACCTGCAAGTCTAGTGCAGGGACCTCAGTCCCTTCTGCTCTTCTCCCATTGACAGACCCCCATTGCCTCTCACCTCCACcagcttccccctgccccagagACTCCAGCTGGGGATGGGCCCCACGGAGAACCCACCTCTGCACATGGGACATTATGTCCTTGTGTGGGGTCCtgccagcctccagccacccccaTCCCTGCAGTGACTCTGCCTGGAATCTCAGGGAAGGTGCTGGAGATCCCAGCTCGTGTAGGAGGGGAAATCCCATggtctgcaggagctgtgcaGCCCTGCAAGATCAGGGGAGTCTGTCCCTGTGTCCACATTGCCTGGACAGGACTGAGGGACCCTTCATAGGAGGGTGGAGGTGGGTGTTTAACCCCTACCCTCAGGAGCACCATGCTGCTCTCGCATCCCCATCCCGCACTGCCATCTCGCATGAGAGATGCTCAGCCTGCCCCGCATGTCAGGTAGCACCATCTCCCTCCTGCTTACACAAAATCTCTCTTCTCTTCTGCCCCAAAATGGCCTGCTACTGCAGCAAAGGGTGAGTACAGGCATTTTCTGAGTGCTGTGTGTCTCCCACTGCACGTGTGCTGCATGGATGCTGGGGCTGACATCAGGCTCACAGTAGGGCTGAGGGAGGAGGCAATGCCAAGGATTGCCAGCCAAAGCTGCGCTGGTGACTCTCAGGATGACATGCCAGAAATGACCTTCACTGTCCACCCAAgcctcctccttcttttcttttctgctgacCCATGCCCAGAGCAGCGCCTGTTCCTCTGATGCTGGTTAAAGAGAGTGATGTGGTGGGTCCTGGCTAACAGCTTCACAGCTTCTGGTTCTTGGGAGAGGGATCCTGCAGCCGTTGTTATCCCTTCACAACTAGAGATCCAACTCATTGAATCTTCTCTGAGGGATCCTTGGAGGGAGAAACATGGGAAGGGAACTAGGGGTCCTTAGAAACACCTGGTAAAATGCATGAGCTTGTTCCCAGAGGGTCCCAAAACACATGAACACACCCAGGTCCCATTTACCTGGGGCCACTAATGACCTTCTTTTCCACAGGGCAGTGAGCATCAACCAGAGATGGCTCCATCGTCTTTGCAGGACTGCTGATGGCACCCACCTTGTCCCTCCTTTCACGGTCACTAATGCTTTTTTGCATgtgcttttctgcttcccttccagGTCAAAGGCTGCCCGTGGGAAGACCATGGTGGGCGGCCGGTGGAAATAGATGACTCAGAAGGCAAAGGAGGCTCAGCCATGGAGAGGTGTATTGCCTTTTGGTCAACCAGCTGGCTTCCCCATGTCGTGGAGCCTGCaccacacacccacccaccctcccACTGCACAGAGCCTGCAAAGTCGTTGCTGCAGGCACAGTGCTGCCTGGGAGGGCAGATGCTTCGCAAGGTGCCATTCTCATCTCCACACCCCCAGCTGATGTTGTGTCTGTAAATAAAGAGAACGGTGAGGGGGTGAGGGTGTTGTCTCCATCCTGAAGCTCTGAGCCCAGAGGAAACAGGCACAGGACAGTCTCAGCAGAGCTTGACTGAGCAAGCGCAGTTACACACCTGCTCCCTGGGGTGCAAGAGGATGCAGCAACCATCCAGGATCTCATGAATAACATGTCCCCTTGCCTCACAGCATCTCACACCTGCAGTCCTTGGGAGGTTTTGTAACTGACCTCAATGGTCTGaccagcttttactgctgcagtTTGGGGCAATCCTAGTTATGGCCACTTTAGTTCCTGCTTTTGCTGTACCAGAGCCCCCCTCACTCCCCTCTGTGTCAGGGTTGGCCCAGCGGGACAGCATGGATAGGGGCACTGCTTCCAAGCCTCTTGGTCCCTGGATTAGTCACAAATCCTGCTTCCAGGctattttcattcctgtttccGCTTCTTCCTAAAGGGCCCAGACCAACTGTGTTTGCCTCTTCTGTGTGTTTCTAACAGCATGCAACAAAGACTTGAGATAAGTCAGTGTGGAGAGACTATTTATCTGTCCTTTCACGGATGCAGATCTCTTTCATCTATCTATAGGCATCTCTGTAGCATGCTCTATTGTTAAACAGCATCCATGAGGCATTTCccagagcagtggggaagggaTAGATGCACAGGATGGTGGATCTTCAAAGGCTTCTTTTCCCTTGGCAAGACATTTTGTCTCACCTCTTGATGGGGCTGCCTGTCCTCCCCACCCCAGACCCAGTGATGTGGGGGCAACCTGCAGGTTGTGCTGCCTATTGgatgaaaacttattttccctACTTCAAGAAATGCCATCAGGTTTTGGGGAACAAGGCTCTGGGAAGCCTCAGCTTCTGTGAGGCAGCAAGTAGAAGACAACCAACTCCCTCTTACCCTGCTCCTGAAAAACAAGGTGTGGAGGGATGAACGTGATCCCTTATTGGGACAAAaagggagagctggggagggtgGCAGTTCTGGGACATGAAATACCTGGAGGGTGGCTGAGTGAAGGTCCAGCAAGTGACATTTCCACCCTGCCTGATGCATGGCCCCAGGAGAGAGGAGTGCTTGTGGCAGAACGCTATGtctgtctttggaaaaaaatatcccCTTTTCCCAGGCTCTGAAGGTCCACCCTCAAAACCTTTCTGGCAGGCAAAGGCAGGGCCCTGCCAGTGCTGGTGCCCGGTGCTGCACGGAGGCACTGCAGCCGCTCTGCCCGTCCCTGCGGGGCTGACAGCGCCCAGGGTGGGGGTACAGAGGCACTCCCTGCTTCCCACAGCGCTGCCTGTCTCGGCAGCGCACTGGCCCCCCGCCAGCCTGGTTCCCTGCACGCTGGGGCCGAAACCTGTGCGCTCCCTCCCGCCCAGCACCTCCCTCCCTGCGCCTGGTGCTCGGTGGCACAGCTGTGCCAGAACAGCTGAgtcagcagccagccctgccacggaccctcccctgctccctctcCCACTGGTGTCTGTGGCTTTCCACGGTGAGTGGGGTGCTGCCGTGCTCAGACATGGCAGAGTGTGGTACAGGATGCAGAAATCCTCTGGTGTCTTCTCCAGGGTCTTACAAGGTTTGCATCGTCCCAAGTGTTGCACGGGCTGCGTGATGATTGCAGTGGCGCAGTGTGTTGTGCCAAGGTTTGCTGGAGCGCGGTGCAGGGGGCTGTACGCTGGTGAGCAGCTCTGATGTGCAGGCTGTCCCCATCCTGCCACGCACAGCATGTGTTTTGCAAGTGGATGAGTCTTAGGCTATCACAGTGGGCCAGGAACCAGCCACGCTGGAGTGCGCTGCAGAGTGAGGGACCCTTGGCAGCAGCTTTTGGAGGGTCGTACAGGGTGCTAACAACCTCACAGTGCCATGTTGTGGAGATTTGAAGTGTACTATGGGCAGCAGGACCTCTGGATGCCACATCAAAGCACCAGAGTCTTCTGGAGCATGGTATGAGGGGTGGAGAGCTCTGCCCTTCCCTAGCAGGGCATCCCCCCAGGAGCTATGAGGTGTAACGTCCTCTGGCATGTTGCAGAGGAACCTCATCTTCTGCCATAGCATGCAAACATCCTCCATGCGGATCCTTTGAGGAGCAGTCCCTTGTGCAGCACCACTCGAGCACAGCACATGAAAACAGCATCTGTTCAAGAGCAATTCTGGTGTCTCAGCCAATGCACTGGACAGGAATTGCGTTGTGTCCCACCCAGTCTGCACAATACAGGCTGCTGGGATCCTTTTGGCTCCTCTATGGAGATGCTGGCAGGTGCTGCAGTGAGGCACGTGTGCTGGTGGGTGCAATGCAGGGCTCATGTCCTACAGCGCGGTGTGGCACAGAAAGCCTCTGGCCTCCCCAAAGTGGTGCCAATGTCCTGCCCAGAGTTCAAAGCTCCAGAGGCTGCTGCCAACCTGGAGTACAAAGCTTCCTCCTCCAGCATTCAGCATGAGTGTCCCAACACTACTGCATGAGCCCAGACCCCAGCAGACCTGTGCCCAGGTCTCACAAGCACACACATCTCATGGTCTGTCAATGCAAATGCATGCCAAAGTGCTCCTCAGGGCACCAGGGTCCCCACATGTTGGAATGGATGTAAAGGAGGATGCATTTGTTTCCCAGAAAGTGCTGGTAAAATGTTGACCTGATGTTTTGGGCCAGAGCTGTGTGTAAGGCACACCCAAAACCCAGGACTACTCTCAGAGTCAAAGCCAGGCTGAAATAAAGGTATTGAAGAGCCTGGTCATACCACTACTGCTACAGATAGAAACAGCCTGCTCATGTCTTCGATCAGGCCACATTAACCAGGGATGCTCTGCATCAGATTCTATGATGGCTGTCCTGGGGCCACCTGGGCGATGCATGTCCCAGGGAGCCAGGGTCATGCATGTGCCCAGGCTACCAGCATTATGGTCCGTGATGTAGCTGCAGTGGTGCACAAGGACCTGGGGGACAATGGAGCAGCAGCTCTTGAGGCTGAAATGCTGCCAGGGCACAGTATGTCTCACTAGAGGCTCCATCTCTCGCTGTCACCATCAGTTGGGGCACATGGTGAGGATCCCCTCACCCTCACCTTGGAGGTGTTGCTTCCCCCATGGGCACAACTCTAAGTTTGAGGTGGCCCCATGGGCTACTGAGTGTGAGCAAGAGTAGTGTGTGGAGGAGACACAGGCAGGGCCGGCGCGAGGGGTGTCAGGGTGTGCGTTGGGAGGACAGAACCTGCCCAAGGTGCTGGGCAGGCACAGTGGGTGTGGGCTGCTCCCGGGTGCAGAACAGGGGACTTGAGTCCTCTGGGGCTGGAGAGAGGGTGCCAGCACTGACAGGATAACACACACACCAGCTTCTTGTTGATGGTGGATCCTGGGTGGCACACAGAGTCCCCACTGCCCAGGCACAGCCCACCCTGGGGGATGTTTTTTGAGTGACATCCAGGGTGTTCAagggcagcacagctctgtggaGCACAGAGCAGATGGTATTGGATGCCATTGCTACAGGGAGTGGGCATTGCCCGTCCTCTGGGGTTCACTGCTTTCACCATCCATGAGCCTTGGACAGGTACAGAGTGGCCACATCGCACTGATCCACAGTACCCCTGTCCCCAGGGTGAAGTACAGGAGTGCCCAGCCTCGAGTTCAAGCCATGGCCAAATGTCaacaaaaaactgcagaaaatgaagcAGTACGACCTCTAATTTTTTGCAGGTCAGGTCTAACAACAAGCTGTATTTTAAAGGCGAGAAAAAGGATGtaaatgttgaattttgaaaCACCTTCCAGACCTCAAGTTCTCATCTTCATATTCCCAAGCCGTCGTGTTTCTGTGCCATGGGCCTCCTCAGCACACTCCCCTGCAGGGCAGGTCCATTTGTTCATGTAAGCGTCTGACGTTTGCAAgttttttatgattattttaaaatgccttatAAAACTTTAAGTTTCATTTAATATCTTAGCCCTGTAAATCACTGCCTATAGCAGCTAATTCATAGGTATCAATTAATCGCCTTAATTGGTTAAAGTCACCCATGGTTTATGCTGATTCCACAGATGTGTTAAATCATCAGTGAAGTCTTTAATGCACCACAAGCACAGTTTAGCATCTATGCAATGACCCATGTCCATGAGACAAGTCC
The sequence above is a segment of the Strix uralensis isolate ZFMK-TIS-50842 chromosome 24, bStrUra1, whole genome shotgun sequence genome. Coding sequences within it:
- the LOC141954450 gene encoding uncharacterized protein LOC141954450, whose product is MRIFPGMGFATSEDKACKFTLQQAFPSLSVSNRPKLVFIWNRTHTVCSPAYSPLHRAPANLGTTHCATAIITQPVQHLGRCKPCKTLEKTPEDFCILYHTLPCLSTAAPHSPWKATDTSGRGSRGGSVAGLAADSAVLAQLCHRAPGAGREVLGGRERTGFGPSVQGTRLAGGQCAAETGSAVGSRECLCTPTLGAVSPAGTGRAAAVPPCSTGHQHWQGPAFACQKGFEGGPSEPGKRGYFFPKTDIAFCHKHSSLLGPCIRQGGNVTCWTFTQPPSRYFMSQNCHPPQLSLFVPIRDHVHPSTPCFSGAG